The Zea mays cultivar B73 chromosome 7, Zm-B73-REFERENCE-NAM-5.0, whole genome shotgun sequence DNA segment ATAGACAATCACACATATAGTTCGGAAGGGGGGAATTTGTTGAAGAAAATCTTAAGGAAGCCCACTCTATTAGTTTTATGTTCCCTGCCTTCAGTTTGCTGATGTGGGCATCATACATTTCCATGATTCTTGCATTGCTCTGGCATTCATGTTAGAAAATAAGAAAGCCATAATTACTGCTTCAATTACAACTTGTAAGAAATGTGTGTACCTCATTGATCAATGTGAGAATATCTCCTctcatgttttcatcatcctggtCAGTCGGCCTTGCATGGGATGAGTTCCCAACCATAAACGAAATATTGGTCATTTGTGCAGTTGGTCCTTGTCGCTGGTACTCAATATCAGAGGTCGCCGGAGGCCTGAAACTATCTGGGTCCTGCTTGGAGTCTAACTGATTGTGGGCAGCCGTCTCCTCTAGAATAGGTGGTGCTTGCCATACAATCAAGGCTCCAGTATCCTCAGTAAGACCACATGCTGAGTCAAAGTCTCGACCCCTAATTCGTGACAAAGCATCTCTTCCGACAGGAGTAAGATCCTGAAAAGAGAAGTCACAGTTTTTCAAGGActacaaaagaaaagaaaaactacCCTACCTAGGACAATTATGGACAAAAGGTAAAAGATAGTAAACTAATTCCAAATCTCTCAAACCCTCATCAGCTTCATCGATCACCTCAGCCACTACCTTTTGTGCCTTACTTTCTGAAGCAGCAGGTATCAGTGCAGTGCTTTCTTCTGCAGTGGTACCCACCACTGAAGGAAGGGTTGATTCAGAGGACACCCTTTCCTTCCTCTTCTTCATGGTGACAACCTTGCGCCTCTTAGCAGGAAATATCAGTGGCCTGATGTGTTCCAGGCTATGatcaggtctatcaaatattaagAGCAACATGTAAGGTTGTGCTCTTACCATGAAAAGTTGAAAGGAATTTCAAGCTGAGTGCTATATGTTAATCATCTAGTTGGAAAAATAGTTCAAGTGGACAAGTAGATCGTTGGCTATTGCCACGGGCTCATGAAAACAAAATATTGTCATCAGTATATCATGATTAGTTATCTATTTTACACACAGCACTTCAGATAAAGTTAATAGGTAGAGAAAATGTAATTAAGCCAAGTTAGTTTGACTGCTACAGAAACCCATTAAACGCTAAGTAGCTACCACCACCTATCAACCAGCTAGTTAAGCACAACTACGCAGAATGGGGAGAGAAGCAGACAAGACCTGAGCTTCTCCAACGGATTTCCCATAAAAATGCCACACTTCGGGCAACACTTTATGTTGTCTTTCGCAACCTTGTCATATATGCATTTCCTGCAAACTGATCAAACCACGTCGTCATAACTCACCTATGGCTGAAGCAATGTAAGTTCAGGATGTTTACGAATTGCTAGCAACAGTGCGATTTTTTTTAACGGCGCTAGGCACTGCCATTGAGCAGCTTTATCCAGGTCCAGGCGACAAAATATGTGCGCATGGAGAACAACAATGCGATTttgtttctttctttctttcttgaaAGCACTAAGCGGTGCCATTGAGAAGCGACAAAACATGCGCGCAAGGAGAGTAATCGCACTCAGTGGTTCAACAGCCAATGCAACACCGATTGCAATATCAAAATCGAACGGAACCCAATCGGAACAGGCAAACTGCAACAGGGAAAGGGATGCCATTCCCATCCCCGGCGGCCAGGACGCCCACATCGACAGACTGGGGGAAGCGCCTCTCAAAAAGGAGTCGCATTGGAGCTTACAGGCGTGTAGGCACTCGGTGAAGGCGGTGGCGTCACGGAGGAGTCCGCCGCAGATGCCGCAGCTGACGCACGGCGCGACGACCGAGCCGCGCACAAGCGACTCCGGACCCGTGCCGCCGCGGCCCCCCtcccgcgcggcggcggcgcgaggTGGCTGATCAGACTGCAGGATAGCAGTGCTCTTGGGGCGCGGGCCTGCGGTCGACGACGCCGAGGCTTGCTGAGCTCCATGTAGCATCGCGGATGGGTGGATTCATGCCCGATTGCCCGGAGGGTACAGAGGGGGTTTGCTGGCCTAGGAGGCTAGACGCCCCTTCGAAGCGCCGGTTCAATATATCTGTATATGTATATTTAAAGTTAAATATTTAAAATTTCAATATCCATTTAAATCTTATTCGATACATCTTGATAATATCTATATTCGATCTAAATTTAAAGAGAAAATATTAAAACAAATATGATATGAGTAATATATGTCTGTATCTGATCTGATTCTCCAATAGAGTCTACATCAGACTATGCAAAGTGAGTGTCTTCTTCAATTACATATCTTAGTagtctctctctcttccccatgTTTCGATGACCGCCCATGACATCTTGATCTCCTCTCATATATGCTTGGATCTGATCCCACCTAGCCTGTtgaatcttttatgggcttggcccatttattaaataaactctatggtgtgtaatagtggagaataccaatagtaccacattggaagtccaagggtcttttgccttgacttatatggtgggatttattccacttaacttgagaagtcaagaaatggacaagggcgtgccacgcgcgcgcgcgccgccgccgccggccgggccgggcgtggcgtggcaggcgggcgtgcgtggtgtggttgtgttaatttttagcactcactaaccgcgtacgtcagccgagtgaccctgtctcttcgtctgccgagtgaccctgtctcttcgtcagccagccgagtgacccttctccttcagctgtcgactcatggcataactcggctagagttggccgactcttggcgtgactcggcgacctttctccttcagcttccctctgcgagaggttaaatagaggagcgcccctgtcactcggtacacgcgagaacactttcagaatcacagtccagccgccgagtgagggtatttccatctcatgACTCtgtgcgcacagagaagcgagaggcaggtgcctccgaagccggtgccgtttgagaccttgcacgggggatcggcaattaggtttttggggagcgtctacgcgactgcccaacgtcTGTCGTTGTCTTCATCGCTGGTTCTTGGTGTATTCATCTcgatcggatgacaagagaagttggacaaggatcaggatcctcggagcgcatgggagggtatgatcaattcagttcattacagttttatattctgcatattatatatgtcgtatgtagttttgttctatcgtattataatatgttatatctgtctgtcttaattttacagtcatcctgtttatattattatctgtttatttccagttgttccgcaataatccatgaaccatgtttatatacttattttatttatatgatttacatgcttcatatgctttgtgttctcatgatccatattgttatggatatttttgagatcatgttatctatgtttgattatctattatatgtcatcatcataatgttaatttatggaattaaaatggtacggaaaatgcctataattctaacaatccaaaaacctaatgttaggcatttttctgtcagaggttttgctgctgtgctaaagcctgatccgtttgatggtaaaaacttcttgatatggaaagctaagatggaattgtggctaactgcaatgtcttgttttcatgccgctgagggcaagcctgccaacttacctcctgaggatgaggctaagtttaaggctgaagacaacctctttcgaggagcagtaattagcgcactggatacaaaattccagaaaagctatatcatccttcccacggggaaagagctgtgggatgctcttgttggaaagtttggagtaactgacgctggtagcgagctgtacctcatggagcagctgtatgactacaagatggttgagaaccgatctgtagtggaacaggctcatgagtttcaggcactagctaaggaactcgaactttttccttgtcctttgcctgacaagtttgtggctggcggtataatcgccaagttgccaccttcttggaaggactttgctacctctctcaaacacaagagacaagagttcaatgtggaggagctcattggtactcttgatgttgaggaaagagctagatcaaaggacaatggaaaaggtgtcgagacctctactgctaatgtggtgcagaagagaaacttccgcaagtttaacaagatgaAAAACCAAAACAAACCAGAGAACGCAAATAAACCTGTTcatacagcacagtttaaaaagaagaacaacaataacaagggaaagggaggatgctttgtctgtggcagtgatcaacattgggcaagagagtgccctgatcgcaagttcactcaagacaagaaatcagctaatgttgtaaccactgaaactgaagaaggaacatctgggtatggtaattctttaccatttgttctctcagtctgtaattcacctgagtggtggatggacagtggtgcaaacattcatgtgtgtgctgatgcctctatgttcacttcctatcaggtcgggaggtctggcggcttgttaatgggaaatgggtcgcgtgctcatgttcttggtgttggtacggtcattctgaagtttacttcgggaaagacggtgccattgaagagcgtgcagcatgtgccctctatcaagaagaatctcgttagcgcgtctatgctatgtcgagatggatacaaagttgttcttgagtctaataaatgtgttgtgtctaaacatggtatttttgttggtaaaggatatgactgcggaggcttgttccgcttatcactgcatgatgtgtgtaataaactggtgaattctgttaatttttctgatgagtcagatttatggcattcacgtttttgtcatgcaagctttggttgtcttatgcggttagcaaatataaatttaattcctaaatttaacttggtcaaaaagtctaagtgccatgtgtgtgttgaatcaaaacaaccccgcaagcctcataaggctgctgaggcgaggagtttggcacctctagaacttgttcattctgatctgtgcgagatgaatggaattttgaccaaaggtggtaaaagatactttctcacttttatagatgactccactagattttgttatgtgtatctcttaaaaacaaaagatgaagcgttcaattattttaaggcctataaagctgaagttgagaaccaacttgagaggaaaataaaacgtttaaggtccgaccgaggtggagaatatttctctaatgtgttcgatgagttctgcgtggaacatggtattattcatgagaggacaccgccattctcaccacaatccaatggga contains these protein-coding regions:
- the LOC100193116 gene encoding uncharacterized protein LOC100193116 isoform 2 (isoform 2 is encoded by transcript variant 2), producing the protein MLHGAQQASASSTAGPRPKSTAILQSDQPPRAAAAREGGRGGTGPESLVRGSVVAPCVSCGICGGLLRDATAFTECLHAFCRKCIYDKVAKDNIKCCPKCGIFMGNPLEKLRPDHSLEHIRPLIFPAKRRKVVTMKKRKERVSSESTLPSVVGTTAEESTALIPAASESKAQKDLTPVGRDALSRIRGRDFDSACGLTEDTGALIVWQAPPILEETAAHNQLDSKQDPDSFRPPATSDIEYQRQGPTAQMTNISFMVGNSSHARPTDQDDENMRGDILTLINEVLVKRSFKISCRRAQSC
- the LOC100193116 gene encoding uncharacterized protein LOC100193116 isoform 1 (isoform 1 is encoded by transcript variant 1), which encodes MLHGAQQASASSTAGPRPKSTAILQSDQPPRAAAAREGGRGGTGPESLVRGSVVAPCVSCGICGGLLRDATAFTECLHAFCRKCIYDKVAKDNIKCCPKCGIFMGNPLEKLRPDHSLEHIRPLIFPAKRRKVVTMKKRKERVSSESTLPSVVGTTAEESTALIPAASESKAQKDLTPVGRDALSRIRGRDFDSACGLTEDTGALIVWQAPPILEETAAHNQLDSKQDPDSFRPPATSDIEYQRQGPTAQMTNISFMVGNSSHARPTDQDDENMRGDILTLINESNARIMEMYDAHISKLKAGNIKLIEQLENERAAALERTRILEERLQQELENERTVAAERTRLLEKKLQRELEHEREAAIERTRVLDERLQRESEIARTAASRNEALKEEIFKLQEELEHGRAYNQALMSDILEKSEELATLTYYSNLLESEKTYLENQVDHLNEELKCTRKEHAAYVRKVLDAARAIPNDLEPINSATPMLCRDRGARRGSVSQPQAGHG